The DNA region CATGGCCTCATGGATGGCGACCCTGTCGTCTTCTCTCATCTAGCAAAAAAGATAAAAGCAATAGTTTAGCATAAAGCCCAAAGCATTTCTTAAGACTGCAAGAGGAGTCTGGAAATCCAGGCTGCTAAGAAGTCCAACCTTGTCAAACTCATCAATGCAGACCACTCCTCCATCAGCCAGCACCATGGCACCACCCTCCATCACGAAACCACGAGTGTGTGGGTCTCGCAGCACTGAGGCGGTCAAACCAGCTGCACTGCTGCCCTTACCAGACGTGTAGACCTAACAGACACAATCACTTTAATACAGACTCTCCATCATAGGAAAGAGcgcacactcacatacacaattTATCATTATATgattataaaattattacatttgttaAACAAACTGATTATCAAACTAAAAATTTTACTACACATACAAAGTttaatactatattatataattaaataaaattatgagataaaatataCTGTATCCCCCATGTTAAATATTCATTATACAATTTATGACATATAATAATGACAtgcataataatgataaaatattattagatATAACATGCcacattaaaatgtaatcaacATACATATGCTTCTTTCCTATAAAGACATAcatatttatgtttaatatagcatccattattttgtaaataatgcatgtcattatttaaatgtcaaattatattatgtaaatatttaattatatatgacatgcaatattctctctctctctctctctctatatatatatatatatatatgtgtgtgtgtgtgtgtgtgtatgtatgtataaatatacgtatgtgtgtgtatgtgtgtgtgtgtgtgtgtgtgtgtgtgtgtgtgtgtgtatatatatatatatatatatatatatatatatttatatatatatatatgtatgtgagatgcatttgaaatattgaaatatatatacatacacacacataaacacacacacacaaacaaaaaatgatGTATATAGCATTTTACATAACATCGCTTTTTGTGTTGCACGTATGAAGAAATTAATTTGAATGACATTGAAAGGCAACAATATGACGGTGTATCTTTGTCACGGTCTTACCCCAATCGGAGAACATCTCTCCACAAACTTCAGCAACTGTGACTTGGCTGTACCTGGATCTCCCAACATCAACAGGTTTATATCACCCCTGCGTGTCAAACCATCTGGCAACCTTACAAACACAGTTCCACATCGATTAGAAAGATGGCAAAAAAACACAAGCTGGGAAGAGGAGGCAGTTTCTATGTTTACCTCTTTCTGGAGCCCCCAAACAGAAGGCAGGCTATGGCTTTCTTCAGGTCATCGCTTCCGTAGATGGACGGGgccagagagcgagcgagcgaatCATAGACGGAGGGAGAGGAAGCCAGAGCCCTCAACTCCTCTTCCTCCTGAGGAGACACTGAATTAGAGGCTCCACGGCCTAAAAGACGATGAGGAGGACATGAGAATGGCTGAAGAGAGATGCGGTTTTCAACCAAGAAAAATAAGTGTTGCCAAAAGGCTCACCTGCTCCTTCAGTATCCACTTCAATGCCGACAACACGCAGGTACACGGACCGGATGCCCACACCTGCGCCCTTATCACGACCTTTGGCCTTGGTCTGCGCCACCTTCTTGATGGAGTAGATGCCCATCACAGTCACTCTGTTTCCTGGTACTACACGGTCGCACAAGTACCTGGGAATGGAAAAGTGGAAAAAGTTAGGGGCTTGAAATCTCATTAATTTGAGTATTGGGGTCATGACTTGATTTAAAACTGATTCTTAATTTATAATCAAACATTTCAATTCAATATACAAACACtactgctacaaaaaaaaaaaaaaattctttgttcTGTGCCTTTCATTTCTGGATTACAGTGTTCAATGTACACGgtgttaaaatttattttaataattgcattcTATTAAAAAGGCAAGAAATTACAGGCTATTACCAACCAAATGAAAAAAAgtcatctttgcaatgcagatgtGGCAAAATagctgaagtggcatttaggtaATTTACTATTTCATGCAGTCCATAGCTGGCATAAATGCTCTTACCACATTACACTTGAATTAATaactaaaattgtaaaaaaaaaaaaaaaaatgttgaatccaAATTTTAGCCAAATGAAATGacactttaaatataaaactaaaacgtCCACTAGGTGGCAGGAAAAATCCCTGTCTTAATGAATGATTCGTTGAGTTCCACAAAGGTAAAATATGCATCTTAAAGTTCACCAAGTTCTTCAAAGAATATTTCACCTAAAATGGAACATGGGTCATCATCGACCCACACGTCGCACCAAACCTGTATACATTTCTTTCTGTCTGTAGAACTcaacagttttggttcccattgattTCCACTGGACTGTCTGAACATACTGAACTGAAACTGCCTGGTGACTACCATTCTTCAAAATCACTTGCTTTGCagtccacagaagaaataaaatgattacatttttccatctttgggtgaaccatccctttagtCACAAACTATTCATtcaaaacagctgattcattcagaaaataaaatagtaaCTTGCTAAATTCGGAACCACTTACTAACATGCTATTACTACTATTTCTGTCATAAAAggcaaaataataatagtaaaaacagCATGCAGTTTCAAATTCAGCATGCGTCATTGGATCATTAAATCAAATGATTAGTTCAGATACGCTTGGAGATGTGAAATGGTTCTGCTCagaaatatatttagtttaaattgtaACTGCTGAATTCTATTCATAATGCAGTGAATGCATGCATTCAAGCCATAACatatactaaaaaaataaaaatcagcatcATGTGACAACTTGCACCTGTCGCAGTAGAGCTGCATGTGTCGTGGCATCTCTCCGTGAGGAACAGCATCAGGAGCTTCCTGCAGACGTAGAGTCTggaagtccacacacacacatttgtctgGAATAATGAAATACGGATCCACGGGGCACTTGACACGGCCCGCCTGCTCACTGCaggacaaaaaaaatgtaaagaaataaattattggTATAAAAACATGCTTATAACTCTGTATCAAGACAGATGTTATTGTATCTAAGTTTGTTGTCATACTAGCGCATACTGAATTAGTGCTACAGTATTTCTAAACAGAATGAAGCAGGTATTTTTCAAAACACTAACGTGTTGCACTTGCGGGGCAGAGCGTAACCCTGCAGTCCCGGGGGCAGAGGGATGCTGCTGATGACCGCTCTGCATCCGCGGCACTGAAGACACACTTTGGTGGCTTTGGCTCTCACAGCCGTAGAGGATATGATAATACCGGGAATCTTCACGAGACGAGACACCTGCTCCGACTGCAGAAGATGAAAGAGACGGGCAGAAAAAACACGTATGAACGTAATGTAGAAGTATGAACGTGCCACACAAAAACACTTCAAGTTAGAAGCAGAGTAAAAATGATGCATCGGTTTTGATTTATAATGCTTTTGTTACTAGTCTGATTCCTCACTTTCAGGTTACGGATGGAGGCTGGGTGGGCGTCACTCTTCAGCATGACCTGAATGTCCTGCACAGTCTCTTCTCCTACTGGCCGCGGACGTGTGACCTCATCAGCCACTTCCTGCGCCGCCTCCTCCAACTGTCAATCAATCAATGTAAAATATAACAAACAGATGATGTTCAAGCAGCACTCACGCATTTCAGAAATATAATACAGCATGCTGGAAAGTTATAAACACTTGATAATAAATTAGAATATGTCAGTAgtttaatataaacataaaacacaataaaataaaataaaaccataaataataattgtatgcTGTGTAAACAAATCCAACACAACCTCAGTAAGAGTTCCAATATTTGTATGGAAAGAAAGTTATTTTTGTAAGTCTGTCCTTACCAAAGGCAGGTTCTCAGAAGGCATTTTGTACAGACAGTCTGACAGATCTTCATCAAAACTGGCAAGATCCTCCATCTCCACCTCAATCCAATACTCTCCCAAAGTATAATGCCTCTTGAGTTCATCTCTGGAAACCAAACACACAATTAACAAGTATTGAAAAATACCAAATGAAAGATGTCAAACTGTTTTATAAGTTACAATGTTCATTATATTAGGCAAAATGGAGTTCGTTCAAAATGAATCGATTCTTTCGaacaaatattttcattcaaACGACTCAAAAACGATTTGCAGCTTCGCTAGTGACATCATTTATTTGCTCTCAGAATTCATTTTTTGTATTTCTATACAGTAATTGCAGGGTTATGATGCACGCAGGCAATTACGTGAGATAAAC from Carassius carassius chromosome 1, fCarCar2.1, whole genome shotgun sequence includes:
- the LOC132141927 gene encoding DNA replication licensing factor mcm5-like, whose translation is MSGFDDPGVYYSDSFGGGEGIGDEGVVKRSQIKKKFREFLRQFRVGTDRTGFTYKYRDELKRHYTLGEYWIEVEMEDLASFDEDLSDCLYKMPSENLPLLEEAAQEVADEVTRPRPVGEETVQDIQVMLKSDAHPASIRNLKSEQVSRLVKIPGIIISSTAVRAKATKVCLQCRGCRAVISSIPLPPGLQGYALPRKCNTEQAGRVKCPVDPYFIIPDKCVCVDFQTLRLQEAPDAVPHGEMPRHMQLYCDRYLCDRVVPGNRVTVMGIYSIKKVAQTKAKGRDKGAGVGIRSVYLRVVGIEVDTEGAGRGASNSVSPQEEEELRALASSPSVYDSLARSLAPSIYGSDDLKKAIACLLFGGSRKRLPDGLTRRGDINLLMLGDPGTAKSQLLKFVERCSPIGVYTSGKGSSAAGLTASVLRDPHTRGFVMEGGAMVLADGGVVCIDEFDKMREDDRVAIHEAMEQQTISIAKAGITTTLNSRCSVLAAANSVFGRWDDTKGEDNIDFMPTILSRFDMIFIIKDHHDQQRDMTLARHVMNVHLSAQTQMEGVEGEITLATLKKYVAYCRAKCGPRLSAAAAEKLKNRYVVMRSGAKEHERETDKRVSIPITVRQLEAVVRIAESLAKMKLQPIAGEEEVDEALRLFQVSTLDAAMSGSLSGVEGFTTPADQELISRIEKQLKRRFAIGSQVSEHSIIQDFTKQKYPEHAIHKVLHLMMRRGEVQHRMQRKVLYRVK